From the Synechococcus sp. HK01-R genome, one window contains:
- a CDS encoding J domain-containing protein encodes MARRNPPVTWRDPIQEQGPRQQARFLLQVEQAAAIRKGFGPACSVVQNPSTRLVLEAAGVPLADLPACNDPGYHQAIEATLKTVWKEDKKHPHRDLLMETKGKVSQFACEAGCTEGLTHSCSHESEARLSRDQEQRLLRWAPELRLNWRHQIADLGRALADAGGDQQAAGLLFSAADLQRIQELCLPGYLAAKAEGDRIRAERKAEFQARFGHQPTGNPGFAEIEEMFFISGGETMTELWRRMKWGKFAEEPQWSPLTGKVPPRQSDWLLLDLEPGATAAEIKQAYRQLAMQHHPDQGGEQEQFIAITEACQRLLAGAQR; translated from the coding sequence ATGGCTCGACGCAACCCACCCGTCACCTGGCGTGATCCGATCCAGGAACAAGGCCCCCGCCAACAGGCCCGATTCCTGCTCCAGGTGGAGCAAGCCGCAGCGATCCGCAAAGGCTTCGGCCCTGCCTGCAGCGTGGTGCAGAACCCCAGCACCCGCCTGGTGCTTGAGGCTGCTGGCGTGCCGCTCGCTGATCTCCCCGCCTGCAATGACCCCGGCTACCACCAGGCGATCGAGGCCACGCTCAAGACCGTGTGGAAGGAAGACAAGAAGCATCCCCACCGCGATCTGCTGATGGAAACCAAGGGGAAAGTCTCCCAATTCGCCTGTGAGGCGGGGTGCACTGAAGGGCTCACCCACTCCTGTTCACACGAGTCAGAGGCACGGCTCAGCCGTGACCAGGAGCAGCGCCTACTCCGCTGGGCGCCAGAACTCCGCTTGAACTGGCGGCATCAGATCGCTGATCTCGGTCGCGCCCTGGCGGATGCCGGCGGTGATCAACAGGCTGCCGGGTTGCTGTTTTCGGCCGCCGACCTGCAGCGCATCCAGGAGTTATGCCTGCCGGGATACCTGGCAGCCAAGGCGGAAGGCGATCGGATCCGAGCTGAGCGCAAGGCCGAGTTCCAGGCACGCTTCGGGCACCAACCCACTGGCAATCCTGGCTTCGCCGAAATCGAGGAGATGTTCTTCATCAGCGGCGGCGAAACCATGACCGAGCTGTGGCGCCGCATGAAATGGGGCAAGTTTGCGGAAGAACCCCAGTGGTCGCCGCTGACGGGCAAAGTCCCACCCCGGCAATCGGATTGGCTGCTGCTCGATCTGGAGCCCGGCGCCACAGCGGCCGAGATCAAGCAGGCCTATCGCCAGCTGGCGATGCAGCACCACCCGGACCAGGGCGGCGAGCAGGAACAGTTCATCGCCATCACCGAGGCGTGCCAGCGCCTGCTGGCTGGAGCGCAGCGATGA
- a CDS encoding recombinase family protein, protein MERVGYARVSTTDQNAEAQALRLRAEGCSRLFTETISSRIKHRPQLAACLDYLRPGDALVVVRLDRLARSTRELLELAQAMQGRGVDLVALDQQIDTSSPAGRFTFTLLAAVAELERDMIRERTMDGLARARTEGRTGGRRPSITGQKAQLVRRLAAEGQSLRTIAASVDASPSAVARFLQRRSPQQEPPAACGPSVTARSPQQMPAERSPQ, encoded by the coding sequence ATGGAACGAGTTGGCTACGCCCGCGTCTCGACCACCGATCAGAACGCCGAGGCCCAGGCCCTACGCCTACGGGCTGAAGGCTGCTCACGCCTGTTTACCGAGACGATCAGCTCACGCATCAAGCACCGGCCACAGCTGGCCGCCTGCCTCGACTACCTCAGGCCAGGCGATGCCCTGGTGGTGGTGAGGCTCGACCGCCTGGCACGCAGCACCCGCGAGCTGCTGGAGCTGGCCCAGGCCATGCAGGGGCGCGGCGTTGATCTGGTGGCACTCGACCAGCAGATCGACACCAGCAGCCCCGCTGGCCGGTTCACGTTCACCCTGCTGGCCGCCGTGGCTGAGCTGGAGCGAGACATGATCCGGGAGCGCACCATGGACGGCCTGGCACGCGCCAGAACAGAGGGCCGCACTGGTGGCCGCCGCCCATCAATCACCGGCCAGAAGGCCCAGCTGGTGCGGCGCCTGGCAGCAGAGGGACAGAGCCTGCGCACCATCGCCGCCAGCGTGGACGCCAGCCCCAGTGCGGTGGCCCGGTTCCTGCAGCGTCGGAGTCCCCAGCAGGAGCCCCCAGCAGCCTGCGGCCCGAGCGTCACCGCGCGGAGCCCCCAGCAGATGCCAGCTGAGCGGAGCCCCCAGTGA
- a CDS encoding sigma-70 family RNA polymerase sigma factor yields the protein MSREAQIHAGRLVKAWLEHPAPCPPAIARRGLKARNRLVEGNLRLVIKIANKYKRGLSNDQDQLQDLIQAGTIGLIRAAEKFDFERGFAFSTYAYWWILQAVGRSYENDLPLIHVPANRNDQWKRLNKLISEYRALKGIDPPLAYLVEKSKLTAAQIQETIVAGTMKLVSSLDAHCRKNGSNSQEDASLLHELIAASGATNEELHEAELASARAEFARSLIKHTNERDRKYILGTYFQGRTLAEIAADHGDSRTRAGQLRQRGIADIRKHLQGQDIDPADLEALELPALTA from the coding sequence ATGTCACGCGAAGCGCAGATCCATGCAGGGCGCCTCGTAAAGGCCTGGCTTGAACACCCAGCCCCATGCCCACCAGCTATTGCCAGGCGTGGCCTGAAAGCCAGGAATCGCCTAGTAGAAGGCAACCTGCGCCTCGTCATAAAAATCGCCAATAAATACAAACGCGGATTGAGCAATGACCAGGATCAACTCCAGGACCTCATCCAGGCGGGAACGATCGGCCTCATAAGAGCTGCCGAAAAGTTTGACTTTGAACGCGGCTTTGCGTTCTCCACCTACGCCTACTGGTGGATCTTGCAGGCCGTAGGAAGGTCCTATGAAAACGACCTGCCCCTGATTCATGTTCCTGCAAACCGAAATGATCAGTGGAAACGACTAAATAAACTCATCTCCGAATACCGGGCGCTGAAAGGTATCGACCCACCTCTGGCTTATCTGGTCGAGAAGTCAAAACTCACTGCCGCCCAGATCCAGGAGACCATCGTTGCCGGCACCATGAAACTGGTCAGCAGCCTCGATGCCCACTGCCGAAAAAATGGAAGCAACAGCCAAGAAGACGCCAGCCTGCTCCACGAGCTGATCGCCGCCTCTGGCGCCACCAATGAAGAACTCCACGAGGCTGAACTCGCCTCAGCTCGGGCTGAATTCGCTCGGAGCCTCATCAAGCACACAAATGAGCGAGATCGCAAATACATCCTCGGCACCTACTTCCAGGGCCGCACCCTCGCTGAAATCGCCGCAGACCACGGCGACAGCCGCACTCGAGCCGGCCAACTACGACAACGCGGCATCGCCGACATCCGCAAGCACCTCCAGGGCCAAGACATCGACCCAGCCGACCTGGAAGCCCTTGAGCTGCCGGCGTTGACGGCTTGA
- a CDS encoding AAA family ATPase — MADPINLTPSQEKALTQLLTAVADGRNTALHGPAGTGKTTLTGVLIHRLLEQGKRLAAAAPTHKAVGVIRGRVPDKVPCKTVASLLGLKPVARGRYVQFIADFKQAEKRGQLRGVDVLVVDEASMLSQQLGQDLERLAATTGTVIICVGDASQLPPVDPPPEPGEEDNYRGVMAQAFLNPPGGIAALTEVVRHQGPVLQLATTIRRYATREQINGAWPSRDLTHSESQVITYDWANPWLASAKRILCDPRWEQQPDAGRILCWSNRQVDKLTLAIREAKLGKQLAAKGWQVGEVVANGDAVQQPGKSLAAPLAPSTCEWRVVEAKQHRLVQHIGDAVWRTPKRQDSRHFSISCDLTVQKLKLEPLAPGDQLKTIEVFAPIPGSTAWGERIQELRQAITKIEAGPARTKAWKQWHELRSWCCDLRSAAVLTVHRSQGSTFKHIWIASDLAFCNTADLIPLHYTALTRASKAVHLIKRGAHH; from the coding sequence ATGGCTGACCCCATCAACCTCACCCCCAGCCAGGAGAAGGCCCTGACCCAGCTGCTCACGGCCGTGGCTGATGGCAGGAACACAGCGCTGCATGGCCCTGCCGGCACCGGGAAAACAACGCTCACCGGCGTGCTGATCCACCGCCTGCTGGAGCAGGGCAAACGCCTGGCCGCGGCTGCCCCGACCCACAAGGCCGTGGGTGTGATTCGTGGTCGCGTGCCTGACAAGGTGCCTTGCAAAACCGTGGCCTCCCTGCTCGGGCTGAAGCCGGTGGCACGGGGCCGCTACGTCCAGTTCATCGCCGACTTCAAGCAGGCCGAGAAACGCGGCCAGCTCCGCGGGGTCGATGTGCTCGTGGTCGATGAGGCGTCGATGCTCAGCCAACAACTGGGACAAGATCTGGAGCGCCTCGCTGCCACCACCGGCACCGTGATCATCTGCGTGGGCGATGCAAGCCAGCTGCCGCCTGTGGACCCACCACCGGAACCCGGCGAGGAGGACAACTACCGCGGCGTCATGGCCCAGGCGTTCCTCAATCCACCCGGCGGCATTGCTGCCCTGACGGAAGTGGTGCGCCACCAGGGCCCCGTGCTGCAGCTGGCCACCACCATCAGGCGATACGCCACACGCGAACAGATCAACGGCGCCTGGCCCAGCCGCGACCTGACCCACTCCGAAAGCCAGGTCATCACCTACGACTGGGCTAACCCCTGGCTGGCCAGTGCCAAGCGGATCCTCTGCGATCCCCGCTGGGAGCAGCAGCCGGATGCAGGGCGGATCCTCTGTTGGTCCAACAGGCAGGTGGACAAGCTCACGCTGGCCATCCGCGAGGCCAAGCTCGGCAAACAACTTGCCGCCAAGGGCTGGCAGGTCGGCGAGGTGGTCGCCAACGGTGATGCCGTCCAGCAACCCGGCAAATCACTGGCCGCACCGTTGGCACCTTCCACCTGTGAATGGCGGGTGGTGGAAGCCAAGCAGCACCGGCTGGTGCAACACATCGGCGATGCCGTATGGCGCACCCCCAAGCGACAAGACAGCCGGCACTTCTCGATCAGCTGTGATCTCACCGTTCAGAAGCTGAAGCTGGAGCCGCTGGCCCCCGGCGATCAGCTCAAGACCATCGAGGTGTTTGCGCCAATCCCTGGCAGCACTGCCTGGGGTGAACGCATCCAGGAACTGCGGCAGGCGATCACCAAGATCGAAGCCGGGCCAGCACGCACCAAGGCGTGGAAGCAATGGCATGAACTGCGCAGCTGGTGTTGTGACCTGCGTTCAGCGGCAGTGCTCACGGTTCACCGGAGCCAGGGCAGCACTTTCAAGCACATCTGGATTGCAAGTGATCTGGCTTTTTGCAACACCGCTGACCTGATCCCACTGCACTACACGGCGCTCACCAGGGCCAGCAAAGCCGTCCACCTGATCAAACGAGGAGCACACCATTGA
- a CDS encoding RlpA-like double-psi beta-barrel domain-containing protein: MAREIDLPQGQIQPSARPLDAFIRPADINVAKPNQLAQLGQPKGVRTIGTGATPDSRGRNSYVQLAEALEPFNRNLTQVLQTAGLMYAQEQIAEGEKQARNQVLQAMAQNDSAMESEELQRAAMNRSLAAKDPQAGGFMAMLNPYQQIGWERGKSKMAAQEAEIGLPAFIAQNNSKIDYTAPDQGFAVLAQLQAQYTAQLAQKYGVDASSPGFQKYTLPSLEKAQEKVQTAHVADRKAYFDTAAVGQASAQLAQLYRNAKTTGQVEFKGQVYSFATNPDYFWGALSARAQEIVSTTVLSGSLPGEASKRSESIFQSLRSVADYKSDKEYRYFIDNIQGTEIKRDVNGKAVINPFTQQPDRLTWGEQYSQESLDSEIKYGQAGYAERKRQREEAVEAPGGLEDRLLRATAGMEVGPERNQIADATALQFFQEQKAKNIPVSWAEIKRRQKNLLDLNTDLRTQGLDPNVASDYFIGLEQRRGSNFNARDERLRVDEIAAQLPEKDRAAFTTRALGLIKDREEEQQKFTGYNATRDSVLRTNINSLLDRNYGPQNERNKVNRTESERRMRLGLTALANQRLLEKEAQLKRRLNDSEVRQTVQQAIDDYGKGDGGGSTATSGRRNQQRDYLFPGGKFSDEPSVRPSDVQAASQPRNPDGTPKQQVPGGKYGEGDLDYLPDRKMLLRNFRDKAILSAPAVDRLIDLVVKGKPLPAAVQRAWRDAGARNLGEFLLEQADFYPDIELAPQVRQKVQQVASAQAAAQNYPVAQAQSSQQTPLLASFGNWAMNTLLGTAPAAAAEMPSTASNGVRPGPPPGPRPGGSTPGGGGGSPAPGGGDGGSRPGSRRPGPAPAAPALPPPERAPVGAAPVAIEVTPYQGTAAAPMQVATASGPLPFKPLPGPSYQPQAAPFDPTEGGAARPFGPSGSFEKPVSVVYENRSGQPGVDLYFPSKRFPAVLGGVVKDVSSEPGYGNYVVVESTDPLTGRKVDVLYGHLADGVQLRRGQRIEAGQIVGKQGGTGNVRSADATIASVDFFAPRPAGSKDMTPYSGFDQLRRHVVATLQRGGDGRPTTRPGGGLTGLATYYTGSGGSDGVAGGPTANGEIYDPNKLTAAVQWSLRGKYLNKWVTVEDMDTGKTVKVWVNDVGSMGGDRLSVNRSDPRVIDLSPAAFRKLFGSTQRGVGRIRILPN, from the coding sequence ATGGCACGCGAGATTGATTTACCCCAGGGACAGATTCAGCCATCTGCCAGGCCGCTGGATGCTTTCATCCGACCTGCTGACATCAACGTTGCGAAGCCAAATCAGCTGGCGCAGTTGGGTCAGCCAAAGGGCGTCAGAACGATTGGCACTGGCGCTACGCCAGATAGTCGGGGTCGCAACAGCTATGTCCAGCTGGCCGAAGCGTTGGAGCCGTTTAACAGGAACCTGACGCAGGTACTACAAACCGCTGGGTTGATGTATGCCCAGGAGCAGATTGCAGAAGGCGAGAAGCAGGCCCGCAATCAGGTATTGCAGGCGATGGCTCAGAACGACTCTGCAATGGAGTCGGAGGAGCTGCAGCGTGCGGCGATGAATCGCTCGCTGGCTGCTAAGGATCCCCAGGCCGGGGGATTCATGGCGATGCTGAATCCGTATCAGCAGATCGGCTGGGAGCGGGGCAAATCAAAGATGGCAGCGCAGGAGGCAGAGATTGGCCTGCCTGCCTTCATTGCACAGAACAACAGCAAAATCGACTACACCGCCCCCGATCAAGGGTTTGCGGTGTTGGCGCAACTGCAGGCGCAGTACACCGCCCAGTTGGCGCAGAAATATGGGGTGGATGCCAGTAGCCCTGGCTTCCAGAAGTACACCCTGCCGTCACTGGAGAAAGCGCAGGAGAAGGTACAGACAGCTCATGTTGCGGATCGGAAGGCTTATTTCGACACAGCAGCGGTTGGGCAGGCATCAGCGCAGTTAGCGCAGCTGTATCGCAACGCCAAAACCACAGGTCAGGTTGAGTTCAAGGGACAGGTTTATTCCTTTGCTACAAACCCGGACTATTTCTGGGGTGCGCTATCAGCTCGTGCGCAGGAGATTGTTAGCACAACTGTGCTGAGCGGATCTCTGCCTGGTGAGGCATCAAAGCGTTCTGAGTCGATCTTTCAATCGCTTCGTTCCGTTGCCGACTACAAGAGCGATAAGGAGTATCGCTATTTCATCGACAACATTCAGGGCACTGAAATCAAGCGTGATGTCAACGGCAAGGCTGTCATCAATCCCTTCACGCAGCAGCCTGATCGGCTGACGTGGGGTGAGCAGTATTCGCAGGAATCTCTGGATTCAGAGATCAAGTACGGGCAGGCGGGTTACGCAGAACGCAAGCGTCAGCGAGAGGAAGCGGTTGAAGCACCTGGCGGGTTGGAGGACCGGCTATTGCGGGCGACAGCTGGCATGGAGGTAGGGCCAGAGCGCAATCAAATAGCTGATGCAACTGCCCTGCAGTTCTTCCAGGAGCAGAAAGCAAAGAACATTCCGGTTAGCTGGGCAGAGATCAAGCGTCGCCAGAAGAATCTGCTGGATCTGAACACTGATCTACGCACGCAGGGATTGGATCCGAATGTGGCCTCGGATTACTTCATTGGTTTGGAGCAGCGTCGTGGCAGCAATTTCAATGCCAGGGATGAGCGTCTAAGGGTTGATGAGATTGCTGCTCAGCTACCAGAGAAGGACCGGGCAGCGTTCACCACCCGTGCATTGGGGTTGATCAAGGACCGGGAGGAGGAGCAGCAGAAGTTCACGGGGTACAACGCAACTCGTGATTCGGTGTTGCGGACCAACATCAACTCACTGCTGGATCGGAACTATGGCCCGCAGAACGAACGGAACAAGGTCAACCGCACGGAGTCAGAACGGAGGATGCGGCTTGGTCTGACGGCATTGGCCAACCAGCGGTTGCTGGAGAAGGAAGCGCAACTGAAGCGACGGCTGAATGATTCCGAGGTCCGCCAGACGGTACAGCAGGCGATTGATGACTACGGCAAGGGTGACGGCGGGGGTAGCACCGCCACGAGTGGCAGGCGGAATCAGCAGCGGGATTACCTATTCCCTGGCGGCAAGTTCAGTGATGAGCCGTCTGTACGTCCGAGTGATGTGCAGGCTGCGAGCCAGCCACGCAATCCAGACGGCACCCCCAAGCAGCAGGTGCCAGGCGGGAAATATGGCGAGGGGGATCTGGACTATCTGCCTGATCGGAAGATGCTGCTTCGTAACTTCCGGGACAAGGCAATCCTTTCAGCGCCTGCCGTTGATCGGTTGATTGACCTGGTGGTGAAAGGCAAGCCATTGCCTGCTGCGGTGCAGCGTGCATGGCGTGATGCAGGTGCTCGGAACTTGGGTGAGTTTCTGCTTGAGCAGGCGGATTTTTACCCCGACATCGAGCTGGCCCCGCAGGTGCGGCAGAAGGTCCAGCAGGTGGCGTCTGCACAGGCGGCTGCGCAGAACTACCCAGTTGCACAGGCGCAGTCCTCACAACAGACGCCGTTGTTGGCATCGTTCGGCAACTGGGCGATGAACACATTGCTGGGCACTGCTCCAGCCGCTGCAGCTGAGATGCCATCAACGGCCAGCAATGGTGTGCGTCCTGGCCCGCCTCCTGGCCCGCGTCCAGGAGGCAGCACTCCAGGCGGTGGCGGTGGTTCACCGGCACCAGGCGGCGGCGATGGTGGTTCACGCCCTGGCAGTCGTCGGCCTGGGCCAGCACCAGCTGCGCCTGCACTGCCTCCACCTGAGCGGGCGCCGGTTGGTGCTGCACCCGTTGCTATTGAAGTGACGCCGTATCAGGGGACTGCAGCTGCTCCGATGCAGGTGGCAACAGCGTCTGGGCCGTTGCCATTCAAGCCACTGCCGGGCCCTAGTTACCAGCCGCAGGCTGCGCCATTTGATCCAACCGAGGGAGGTGCCGCCCGCCCTTTTGGGCCTAGCGGCTCCTTTGAGAAGCCGGTGAGTGTTGTCTACGAGAACCGTTCAGGTCAACCAGGCGTCGATCTGTACTTCCCCAGCAAGCGATTCCCTGCGGTGCTGGGAGGTGTGGTGAAGGACGTGAGCAGTGAGCCGGGATACGGCAACTACGTCGTGGTCGAGTCCACCGATCCACTGACAGGGCGAAAGGTTGATGTGTTGTACGGCCACCTGGCGGATGGCGTGCAGCTGCGCCGTGGGCAGCGGATTGAGGCCGGGCAGATCGTCGGCAAGCAAGGCGGCACGGGCAATGTCCGATCTGCTGACGCGACCATTGCCAGCGTTGATTTCTTCGCTCCGCGCCCCGCCGGGTCGAAGGACATGACGCCATACAGCGGGTTTGATCAGCTACGGCGGCATGTGGTCGCAACGCTGCAACGTGGCGGCGACGGTCGGCCAACAACGCGCCCTGGTGGTGGCCTGACCGGCCTGGCTACTTACTACACCGGCAGCGGTGGCAGCGATGGCGTTGCTGGTGGCCCTACTGCAAACGGGGAGATCTACGACCCCAACAAATTGACTGCCGCTGTGCAGTGGAGCCTGCGGGGCAAATACCTCAACAAATGGGTGACTGTTGAGGACATGGATACAGGAAAGACCGTGAAGGTATGGGTCAACGATGTTGGCTCAATGGGTGGCGACAGGTTGAGCGTCAATCGCTCTGATCCAAGGGTGATTGATCTGTCGCCTGCTGCATTCCGCAAGTTGTTTGGCAGCACCCAACGCGGCGTGGGTCGCATTCGCATTCTTCCTAACTGA
- a CDS encoding helix-turn-helix domain-containing protein produces the protein MTTTPPRIELSPQECRLFAHLKRCKQWQTARQIADATGVAPRTVQGHTKRLSACGLLERMETHPAPMFRFTAESAQADPAYVARIANACEAFGVEF, from the coding sequence ATGACCACCACCCCGCCACGGATTGAACTCAGCCCGCAGGAGTGTCGCCTGTTCGCGCACCTCAAGCGGTGCAAGCAATGGCAAACCGCCAGGCAGATCGCAGATGCCACCGGCGTCGCTCCTCGCACCGTGCAAGGCCACACCAAACGCCTCAGCGCCTGCGGCCTGCTGGAGCGGATGGAGACGCACCCTGCGCCCATGTTCCGCTTCACCGCTGAATCAGCTCAAGCCGACCCCGCCTATGTGGCGCGGATCGCCAACGCCTGCGAAGCCTTTGGAGTGGAGTTCTGA
- a CDS encoding type I restriction endonuclease, producing the protein MDLIDQLQNLAARAEQTGDSLTNEEATKMALIAPFIQALGYDIFNPTEVKPEFSADLPGIKQGERVDYAVLENGVPKILIEAKPYRTDLKSAEKGQLSRYFQATHARIGILSNGRQFLFFSDLDRQNLMDEKPFTEIDLADLKAAPLEQIKQLSKSMFDLDTLLSTAERLKYLRGVKEEIRTELADPSDWLVREMARRVHTAERVSGQLVEKFKPVVIDAIKAVINDRINDRLSSAMEAEREAASADAPADAFVEAESSEGTDFTEEEREGLYVVRAICASEIDPARLSEKDTKNYCNILLDGNNWKSILRMHFNGPTKRLEIFDEAEPKFVQLEKVLDIYQHSDRIKTALRAKLG; encoded by the coding sequence ATGGACCTAATCGACCAGCTGCAGAACCTGGCCGCCAGGGCCGAGCAGACCGGCGACAGCCTCACCAATGAGGAGGCGACCAAGATGGCCCTGATCGCCCCCTTCATCCAGGCGTTGGGCTACGACATCTTCAATCCCACTGAGGTGAAGCCCGAGTTCAGCGCTGACCTGCCGGGCATCAAGCAGGGCGAGCGAGTGGACTATGCGGTGCTGGAAAACGGTGTGCCCAAGATCCTGATTGAGGCCAAGCCTTATCGGACTGACCTCAAGAGTGCAGAGAAGGGTCAGCTGTCCCGCTACTTCCAAGCCACGCACGCTCGCATCGGCATCCTGAGCAACGGCAGGCAGTTTCTGTTCTTCTCCGATCTCGACCGTCAGAACCTGATGGACGAGAAGCCGTTTACAGAGATTGACCTGGCCGACCTGAAGGCGGCACCGCTGGAGCAGATCAAGCAGCTCTCCAAGTCGATGTTTGATCTGGACACGCTGCTGTCCACTGCAGAACGCCTGAAGTATTTGCGTGGGGTGAAGGAAGAGATCAGAACCGAGCTGGCCGATCCGAGCGACTGGCTGGTGCGTGAGATGGCCCGCCGTGTTCACACGGCAGAGAGGGTGTCGGGGCAGCTGGTTGAGAAGTTCAAGCCTGTGGTGATCGACGCGATCAAGGCGGTCATCAACGACCGCATCAACGACCGCCTCAGCTCAGCCATGGAAGCTGAGAGAGAAGCGGCCTCGGCGGACGCCCCTGCAGATGCTTTCGTGGAGGCCGAAAGCTCCGAAGGCACTGACTTCACGGAGGAAGAGCGCGAGGGTCTCTATGTGGTGAGAGCAATCTGCGCCAGTGAGATCGACCCCGCCCGTCTCAGCGAGAAGGACACCAAGAACTACTGCAACATCCTGCTGGATGGGAACAACTGGAAGTCAATCCTGCGGATGCACTTCAACGGCCCCACCAAGAGGCTGGAAATCTTCGATGAAGCCGAGCCCAAGTTCGTGCAGCTTGAGAAGGTGCTGGACATCTATCAGCACAGCGACCGCATCAAGACTGCGCTGCGAGCAAAGCTCGGCTGA
- a CDS encoding ribbon-helix-helix protein, CopG family has translation MRQPIVQVSVDAPLKERLEALAAAHGLSVSSYCRVVINKHMIALDRAAAEEQLQATSSLQAFYENL, from the coding sequence ATGCGACAGCCAATCGTTCAGGTGAGCGTTGACGCACCCCTAAAGGAGCGTCTGGAGGCCCTTGCCGCAGCGCACGGCCTATCCGTTAGCAGCTACTGCCGTGTGGTTATTAACAAGCACATGATTGCCCTGGACCGTGCCGCTGCTGAAGAGCAGCTGCAAGCGACTTCTTCGTTGCAGGCTTTCTACGAAAACCTCTGA
- a CDS encoding antirestriction protein ArdA, with the protein MTATTTKKPACIFPEMPYTGVYIACLASYNAGRLHGAWVDLEQCQDEGDIQAAIDWILATSPEPGAEEWAMHDSSNLPGYLSRNEWPALSDLIEWAHVACSLGSPEEDEAYRLACENQGKTLDKDQFWETYCDCYSSEEDYAYKQAIRTGALPDELPWPLSHIDWAGAWRELASDGYHAEPCSSGGVHIFCSR; encoded by the coding sequence GTGACCGCAACCACAACCAAAAAGCCCGCCTGCATCTTCCCCGAAATGCCTTACACGGGCGTCTACATCGCCTGCCTGGCCAGCTACAACGCAGGCCGCCTGCATGGCGCCTGGGTCGATCTGGAGCAGTGTCAGGACGAGGGCGACATCCAAGCCGCAATCGACTGGATTCTGGCCACCAGCCCCGAGCCTGGCGCTGAGGAGTGGGCCATGCACGACAGCTCCAACCTGCCCGGCTACCTGAGCCGCAACGAATGGCCCGCCCTGAGCGATCTGATCGAATGGGCTCATGTTGCCTGCTCCTTGGGCAGCCCCGAAGAAGACGAGGCCTACCGCTTGGCTTGCGAGAACCAGGGAAAGACCCTCGACAAGGACCAGTTCTGGGAGACCTACTGCGACTGCTACAGCAGCGAGGAGGACTACGCCTACAAACAGGCCATCAGAACCGGCGCCCTGCCGGATGAGCTGCCCTGGCCGCTGTCCCACATCGACTGGGCCGGTGCCTGGCGCGAGCTTGCCAGTGATGGCTACCACGCCGAGCCCTGCAGCTCCGGCGGTGTGCATATCTTCTGCAGCCGCTGA
- a CDS encoding PD-(D/E)XK nuclease family protein, producing the protein MKLKPPIYSPIQPITISERWFPRGRDFGLYESQGVIAPNVTSILGWKFPFDKSKWIEAEPDVDHDAVARESAERGTAVHYAMEQWLQGKPHEPLADHLPWINPLQELVSKAKKTLAVEIPVHTKIAGLGYAGSCDGLMMTDNGDVVIIDYKTKRENKKVHSKFCDKQRTQLAAYSLAINELYGDQLPSPVKRCSLLFAHPEPGRPVTVVSTEGLELRSYQEKWLEILENWYAEHGDAVAEEQARFNRKNEAPPL; encoded by the coding sequence GTGAAATTGAAGCCTCCTATCTATTCCCCGATCCAGCCAATCACCATCAGCGAACGCTGGTTTCCTAGGGGCCGGGACTTCGGCCTTTACGAGAGCCAGGGAGTTATCGCTCCCAATGTCACCTCGATCTTGGGATGGAAGTTCCCATTCGATAAATCCAAATGGATCGAAGCAGAGCCAGATGTTGACCATGACGCTGTCGCCCGCGAATCAGCAGAACGCGGTACTGCTGTTCATTACGCAATGGAGCAATGGCTTCAGGGCAAGCCTCATGAGCCGCTGGCTGATCACCTGCCCTGGATCAACCCGCTCCAGGAGCTTGTCTCCAAGGCGAAGAAAACCCTCGCCGTGGAGATTCCGGTTCACACCAAGATTGCAGGTCTGGGTTATGCCGGAAGCTGCGATGGATTGATGATGACTGACAACGGTGATGTCGTGATCATTGACTACAAGACCAAGCGAGAGAACAAAAAAGTTCACTCCAAGTTCTGCGATAAGCAGAGAACACAACTGGCCGCCTACTCCCTGGCGATCAATGAGCTGTATGGCGACCAGCTCCCCAGTCCGGTCAAACGCTGCAGCCTGCTATTTGCCCATCCCGAGCCAGGGAGGCCTGTCACCGTTGTCTCGACTGAAGGCCTCGAGCTTCGCAGCTACCAAGAGAAATGGCTGGAGATCCTTGAAAACTGGTATGCCGAACATGGCGATGCCGTCGCGGAAGAACAGGCTCGCTTCAATAGAAAGAACGAAGCTCCACCCCTCTGA